The following proteins come from a genomic window of Pseudomonadota bacterium:
- a CDS encoding SDR family oxidoreductase, with protein sequence MKTLVLTGASRGIGHATVKRFMAAGWRIITCSRQAFAEQCPWAGGPEDHIQVDLADPRQVAIAINQIKLRLDGAPLDALVNNAAISPKDAEGKRLDTTTTDIQQWHTVFHVNFFAPVLLVRGLLEELATAQGTVINVTSIAGGRVHDFAGPAYATSKAALAALTREMASDLGPRGIRVNAIAPGEIGTDMISPGTEQLVETIPLRRLGTPEEVASLVHFLCSGEGRYISGSEIHINGGQHV encoded by the coding sequence ATGAAAACGCTGGTTCTGACGGGCGCCAGTCGCGGTATCGGTCATGCGACTGTCAAGCGTTTCATGGCGGCTGGATGGCGCATCATCACCTGTTCGCGTCAGGCTTTTGCTGAGCAGTGTCCCTGGGCCGGTGGCCCTGAGGACCACATTCAAGTGGACCTCGCAGACCCCAGGCAGGTCGCGATCGCAATCAACCAGATCAAGCTACGCCTCGATGGCGCACCCCTCGACGCGTTGGTCAACAATGCGGCCATCTCGCCGAAAGACGCGGAAGGCAAGCGGCTCGACACCACCACGACTGATATACAGCAGTGGCACACGGTGTTTCACGTCAATTTCTTCGCACCGGTGTTGTTGGTGCGGGGTCTGCTCGAGGAACTCGCGACGGCGCAAGGCACCGTGATCAACGTGACGTCCATTGCAGGCGGACGGGTGCACGACTTTGCCGGTCCAGCCTACGCGACGTCGAAAGCAGCGCTTGCCGCCCTGACGCGCGAGATGGCCTCGGACCTCGGGCCGAGGGGTATCCGCGTCAACGCCATCGCGCCGGGCGAGATCGGCACCGACATGATCTCTCCTGGCACGGAACAGCTCGTCGAGACCATCCCGTTGCGGCGCCTGGGCACACCCGAGGAAGTGGCAAGCCTTGTCCACTTTCTCTGCTCGGGTGAGGGCCGCTACATCAGCGGGTCCGAGATCCACATCAACGGCGGGCAACACGTCTGA
- a CDS encoding TetR/AcrR family transcriptional regulator, translating into MPRDTDARVRYIRIATNHFAARGFDGVSLALIAEDAGVSKQALLYFFKNKEGLYAEVLTDLTSRLLAVFEQVDADTPEQWLGDYFEGFTSRGIANPTDAWLVLRALLDSPTHARTWPFRPYLDRLVAVAKQTERWADAPEDEVLAELYHHIGSVLSFTVSLTAFSGMYGEERCASLIERYIPLVTGSARSRFSRDAEAETEAEA; encoded by the coding sequence ATGCCTCGAGACACCGACGCGCGCGTGCGCTACATCCGGATCGCGACGAACCATTTCGCGGCGCGCGGATTCGACGGGGTGAGTCTCGCGCTGATCGCCGAGGACGCCGGCGTCAGCAAGCAGGCCCTGCTGTATTTCTTTAAGAACAAGGAAGGCCTTTACGCCGAGGTGCTGACCGACCTGACCAGCCGCCTGCTGGCGGTCTTCGAGCAGGTCGATGCAGACACCCCCGAGCAGTGGTTGGGCGACTACTTCGAGGGCTTCACGTCGCGCGGCATCGCCAACCCGACCGACGCCTGGCTGGTGCTCCGGGCGTTGCTCGACAGCCCAACGCACGCGCGCACCTGGCCCTTCAGGCCCTACCTCGACCGTCTGGTCGCGGTTGCCAAGCAGACCGAGCGTTGGGCAGATGCGCCGGAAGACGAGGTGTTGGCAGAGCTCTACCACCACATCGGTTCGGTGCTCAGCTTCACGGTGTCGTTGACCGCGTTCAGTGGCATGTACGGTGAAGAACGCTGTGCGTCGTTGATCGAACGCTACATCCCGCTGGTGACGGGCTCGGCCCGGTCCCGGTTTTCGCGTGACGCCGAAGCGGAAACGGAAGCCGAGGCCTGA
- a CDS encoding alpha/beta hydrolase, with translation MNTKRVSTALGTVSVRFETGGAGVPLVFLHGVFLDNTLWEAFDSSLTGRTHLYVDMPAHGESDNVGRDWTLDECVGVLLAVLDAFQVPRCIAIGHSWGSMTALRAASTHPERFAALGLFNMPFTETRGLARLGFHLQKQLTGFKSFYARQAAKAMYSPRALADNPAFRKAMQARLRSRPSIEIARVIDAVILGADAAHTLITTLYVPAHAVVGESDYVGSPPGIVTRTVPGGHISPHEAPSETAEAIVRTLTLASAR, from the coding sequence GTGAACACGAAACGCGTATCGACTGCGCTCGGAACGGTGTCCGTCCGGTTCGAAACCGGCGGCGCCGGCGTGCCGCTCGTTTTCCTCCACGGTGTGTTCCTGGACAACACCTTGTGGGAGGCGTTCGACAGCTCGTTGACCGGGAGAACGCACCTCTACGTCGACATGCCCGCGCACGGGGAGAGCGACAATGTCGGTCGGGACTGGACACTCGACGAGTGTGTCGGGGTCTTGTTGGCCGTGCTGGATGCGTTTCAGGTGCCCCGCTGCATAGCCATCGGTCACTCCTGGGGCAGTATGACCGCGCTGCGAGCCGCCAGTACGCACCCTGAGCGCTTCGCGGCTCTCGGGTTGTTCAATATGCCGTTTACCGAGACGAGAGGGTTGGCGCGTCTCGGCTTCCACCTGCAGAAGCAACTGACCGGTTTCAAGTCGTTCTATGCGCGGCAGGCAGCCAAGGCGATGTACTCGCCGCGGGCCTTGGCCGACAACCCGGCCTTCCGCAAGGCGATGCAAGCACGGCTGCGCTCGCGGCCGTCGATCGAGATCGCGCGGGTCATCGACGCGGTCATTCTCGGTGCGGATGCAGCACACACGCTCATCACCACGCTCTACGTGCCCGCGCACGCGGTGGTCGGTGAATCCGACTACGTCGGCTCGCCCCCGGGGATCGTCACCCGGACGGTCCCCGGGGGGCACATCAGCCCGCACGAGGCGCCTTCGGAGACCGCCGAGGCCATCGTGCGCACCCTCACACTGGCGTCGGCGCGCTGA